One segment of Fusarium falciforme chromosome 13, complete sequence DNA contains the following:
- a CDS encoding NAD(P)-bd-dom domain-containing protein, protein MPFNATPTYLITAASGNIGRHLIHHLFYNHDKATIVLPTNNPDRLQEQLGSIANNSRVKVVHGNIQEPGFIEATLKSHNVTAAFICLSGENELIVTMNLFDAIKRSGTVKHLVYLSGCGNYDLDAIRAGGIRDNWAGNTLVKHIIEAKLRYGTPPRNQPGGFSWTILGPSQFFSNDYRSKEAMLKNGFFNEPLGNKGVSRVDTRDIALAAANALRDDGQVWGRKKVMIGSLETYTIVDIAKLWSEALGTEITAAKSDEEGLATFEGHFKPFIGPVLARSITLMYKGFDANRFGMNEAEYEDQVALLGKAPASYKEFVKTTAQEWKNGSG, encoded by the coding sequence ATGCCATTCAACGCGACGCCGACGTATCTCATCACTGCCGCCTCTGGCAACATCGGCAGGCACCTTATCCATCATCTCTTCTACAACCATGACAAAGCAACGATCGTTCTACCCACAAACAACCCTGATCGCTTGCAGGAGCAGCTTGGTAGCATAGCCAATAACTCTCGAGTTAAAGTCGTTCATGGTAACATCCAGGAACCCGGCTTTATCGAAGCCACCCTCAAGTCTCATAATGTCACGGCCGCATTCATCTGTCTCAGTGGCGAGAACGAGCTCATAGTCACGATGAATCTTTTCGATGCAATCAAGCGTTCCGGGACAGTCAAGCATTTAGTCTATCTATCAGGCTGCGGCAACTATGATCTTGATGCGATCCGGGCAGGTGGCATCCGAGATAACTGGGCCGGGAACACACTCGTCAAGCATATCATTGAAGCCAAGCTGCGATACGGCACGCCACCTCGAAATCAGCCTGGTGGATTCAGTTGGACAATCCTTGGGCCAAGTCAGTTCTTCAGCAATGACTATCGCAGCAAGGAGGCCATGCTAAAGAACGGCTTCTTTAATGAGCCGCTGGGCAACAAAGGTGTCAGCAGAGTTGACACCCGCGACATTGCTCTGGCTGCGGCCAACGCGCTGCGAGACGATGGGCAGGTCTGGGGGCGCAAGAAGGTCATGATTGGAAGCTTGGAGACGTACACGATTGTCGACATAGCCAAGCTTTGGTCGGAAGCGCTTGGAACTGAAATTACTGCGGCAAAGAGTGACGAAGAGGGACTGGCGACTTTCGAAGGGCATTTCAAACCTTTCATTGGCCCTGTTTTGGCTAGGAGTATCACGTTGATGTATAAAGGTTTCGATGCAAATAGGTTTGGAATGAATGAGGCTGAGTATGAGGATCAAGTTGCATTGTTGGGGAAGGCTCCGGCAAGTTACAAAGAATTTGTTAAGACGACTGCGCAAGAATGGAAGAACGGATCCGGCTAA
- a CDS encoding HET domain-containing protein gives MAESKYGRIRLRPMPPGPDLLPVPPQYPPGRVRRRRASGDFPQPLPPEAIGKGRGEYQDAEEEWEEYQGYITSHDAVVPPRHSLPPPKDRRRSLKAPKAPRPLTPEVSYSSDQELLSPPTNRRNASALGLISPQLQRSKSDRIPKSARINLSPTHSDFARSLSNASRSSFLGDRAYRYRPLEEQSIRLIKILPERKTMIKCEIIHVSLEEPPRYVAISYAWGDPRDTGRIEVEGCPTYVSASLHGALQALRKRAESVLVWVDALSIDQQNRDERAQQIQLMPDIYSSAVYVAIWLGPEEDDSSHAVNFLCDVAKEAKYPDEVSQLLAEGARNGDLAAVVSLFERDYWRRLWVVQEVFNAREIDVYCGSSRVPWNTYQRASDVFSQHRGNQAFRNDQIEGRRAVGSPDQFSCAQVLMYQGPASIPDLRAYMDCGEAALLEILRACRRKLASDPRDKLFGILGVLPDEIRKEFHADYNLPVKDVYTEVVDYLLTTTRCLDVICEAIHFPVHTSSANLPSFIPDWSHIPQTTSLGCKFGFSASGNTKARCEFLDYRLNKLQIEAIPLDTIKTRGVAVGTLCNLGDYLMAFLHWRALLLDAFSQESDASSQAAEEHFAITLCLGQIPEPYKGASEWVAACYSVFANLIRERLPYLPLDQTLREYLHLEVGVQPEERRDFLQKQIGDRMMGRCLCITEENRIGMGSGFMLPGDQVVVPLGCSTPILLRPEGTRGEYRFVGDVYISGYMDGRAIGQWKAGQRSLKKYVLH, from the exons ATGGCTGAGTCAAAATACGGCCGCATCCGCCTCCGCCCCATGCCTCCAGGACCCGACCTCCTCCCAGTTCCACCCCAGTACCCCCCAGGCAGAG TTCGGCGAAGGCGGGCTTCTGGAGACTTTCCTCAACCACTGCCTCCTGAAGCTATCGGCAAAGGCAGGGGCGAGTACCAAGACGCCGAAGAGGAGTGGGAGGAATATCAAGGGTACATCACATCCCACGACGCTGTGGTGCCTCCTCGTCACTCGCTTCCACCGCCCAAGGATCGTAGGAGATCCTTAAAAGCCCCCAAAGCCCCTCGACCTCTTACGCCCGAAGTATCATACAGCAGCGACCAAGAGCTACTCTCGCCTCCCACCAACCGCCGGAACGCGTCCGCATTGGGACTGATTTCTCCCCAGCTGCAGCGTTCGAAGAGTGATAGAATTCCCAAATCTGCTAGGATCAACCTCTCGCCGACCCACAGCGACTTTGCAAGGTCCTTGTCAAACGCGTCTCGGTCGTCATTCCTTGGTGACAGAGCGTACCGCTACCGGCCGCTTGAGGAACAGTCCATCAGACTGATCAAGATCCTACCGGAAAGAAAGACAATGATCAAGTGCGAGATCATCCATGTATCCCTAGAAGAGCCCCCTCGATATGTCGCCATCTCGTACGCGTGGGGAGACCCGAGAGACACGGGCAGGATCGAGGTTGAAGGATGTCCCACATATGTCTCGGCCAGTCTTCACGGCGCCCTTCAGGCACTTCGAAAGAGAGCAGAGTCGGTTCTGGTGTGGGTAGATGCTCTATCCATCGACCAGCAGAATCGAGACGAGCGAGCTCAGCAGATTCAGCTCATGCCCGATATCTACTCCAGCGCTGTGTATGTCGCGATTTGGCTGGGTCCTGAGGAAGACGATAGTTCACATGCTGTCAACTTTCTTTGCGACGTGGCTAAGGAGGCCAAGTACCCGGACGAAGTCTCGCAGCTCTTGGCGGAGGGAGCAAGGAACGGAGATCTCGCTGCTGTAGTATCCTTGTTTGAGAGAGACTACTGGAGAAGACTGTGGGTTGTCCAAGAAGTCTTCAACGCGAGGGAAATCGACGTCTATTGCGGATCTTCCAGGGTTCCATGGAACACGTATCAGCGTGCGTCAGATGTCTTCAGTCAGCACCGCGGCAACCAGGCCTTCCGAAATGATCAGATCGAGGGGAGACGCGCTGTTGGTTCACCGGATCAGTTCAGCTGCGCTCAGGTTCTGATGTACCAAGGCCCAGCGAGTATTCCTGACCTCCGAGCCTACATGGACTGCGGAGAAGCAGCTCTGCTCGAGATTCTTCGAGCGTGTCGGAGAAAGCTTGCCTCGGatccaagggataaactctTTGGCATTCTCGGCGTCTTGCCGGATGAGATACGCAAGGAGTTTCATGCCGACTATAATCTCCCAGTCAAGGATGTATACACCGAAGTCGTCGACTATCTCCTAACGACGACGCGATGTCTTGACGTTATCTGCGAGGCAATACACTTTCCAGTCCACACAAGCTCAGCCAACCTACCCTCCTTCATCCCGGATTGGTCACACATCCCGCAGACGACGTCCTTGGGTTGCAAGTTCGGCTTCTCTGCATCAGGGAATACCAAGGCTCGCTGCGAATTTCTCGACTACCGACTGAACAAGCTGCAAATAGAGGCAATACCCCTCGATACGATCAAGACGAGAGGCGTCGCAGTGGGTACCCTCTGCAACTTGGGAGACTACCTCATGGCCTTTTTGCACTGGAGGGCATTGCTCCTAGACGCCTTCAGCCAGGAGAGCGACGCGTCTAGTCAGGCGGCCGAGGAACACTTTGCAATAACGCTGTGTCTCGGACAGATCCCAGAGCCATATAAGGGAGCGAGTGAGTGGGTGGCGGCCTGCTACAGTGTTTTTGCCAACTTGATCCGCGAGCGGCTGCCGTATCTGCCCCTGGATCAGACCTTGCGGGAATATCTGCATTTGGAGGTGGGCGTGCAGCCCGAGGAGAGGAGGGATTTTTTACAGAAGCAGATTGGAGATAGGATGATGGGGCGGTGCTTGTGCATCACCGAGGAAAACAGGATCGGGATGGGATCAGGGTTCATGCTCCCTGGGGACCAGGTCGTGGTGCCCTTGGGTTGTTCAACCCCTATTCTGCTGAGACCTGAGGGTACCCGTGGCGAGTACCGCTTTGTGGGGGATGTGTATATCAGCGGGTACATGGATGGGAGGGCTATTGGGCAGTGGAAGGCAGGGCAGAGGAGCTTGAAGAAGTACGTACTGCATTAA
- a CDS encoding Integrase catalytic domain-containing protein: MSASKESTGTLGNLANIPKLESTAGWINWSREMKDHLTMSGYGDLFKRNKDKPTGTSAATVEKIDNWLSKQERACGAVLNRLGYNAREQVKDKETVTEMFDELEKRFKPKGSAVFQELDRRYNCLTLDQCSGVMNFAERLREAQSELLQLDETCKIGTPQFINKFLTGLGPEYEMFLTAFYQNHNLLPERGSNGEITKPAVTFEIALAAAEQEEMNIQQREKAKTQTALLARMRGPGKERVAQTCGHCNKPGHTKAGCFGLHPDLLEEFRRKRALRSGRREAKLEKRKENTSSLELDEDHTAAVAFLNAALLSFQPQFGLAASEPSGLLERIHVLDSGASSHTFCRRQNFTSLEKFTGSAINGIAGSAIMPAGQGTYTLRTIRNNAKGTTIFHKALYVPDAHCNLVSVSALEEDGATILFRKGRAVITSHGKVILSATRKFGLYVIDEDDQQLHTAMAAYSVSDPKLQIWHDRLGHLGEQNVHLLMKMSTGITPLSDSNVCEACVKGRMKERPHRGCIRKGTRPLESLHGDIAGPFPDEGIDGHRYWACFIDDFTKMTWVFPIRQKSEFGNCLRQLLEQAETPTRRCRYLRLDRGGENQADAITLYCENKMIEMIFSATEQHEQNGVAEVANRVLLEKLTATLIHSGLEKKFWPYVLKAMAYVRNLSPASGRQITPYEAWHKEVPDLSHLRVIGSRGFAKMPSAKRKKMDDKTVPCRLLGYQGSTNYVLVDDDGRIFFANNVVFDEKSLLRKRIASEQPTDEPNAKRMDLTPSLPTIPLTENIRTDEEIQSAPSQSYQLNQDEPSFHVELGTPERTQSPDGAVDEHQVVAEAADGHPQQRFPVRETRGQIPSRYTVLAQQDPSAQQNQWRFTMIAIHLAMIANNLEPTEPKTFAEAMNSPHSEQWMQAMIDEIDSLMRNGTFIPVSLPPGKHTLQGKWVYKLKRGKDGEITRFKARFVVRGFEQKEGIDYHETFASVVKPMSYKMIFAIAAALDLELEQMDVKTAFLYGGVKEEIYVTQPQGFDDKSGRVFRLRKALYGLKQSPRIWYQTLSDFLETLGFKPLNADVGVFIRGTTYIAVYVDDLLIAGPDKEEIRQIKAALSEKFEMTDLGPCQYYLGMSVRRDRRNKAIFLSQRAYVEKVLREFDMWESKPVTTPLSTSKFQPVPDEYRAPKTTKLWYAKAIGSLMYAMLGTRPDIAFAVSLCSRYLGNPTNEHVQAVKRIMRYLRGTIDLELTFSGPLRPLVGYSDSDWAGDHDTRRSTAGYVFNVGTGAISWNSKRQPTVALSSCEAEYMGQTQCTKEAIWLRGLLRELLAQYKHGDLQTTILYGDNQGAIAMAKNPQFHARTKHIDLQWHYVRERVSDGDVELQYVPTEQQIADGLTKALPKDRFIVFRNALGLSNP, translated from the coding sequence ATGTCGGCCTCGAAGGAATCGACTGGAACACTTGGCAACCTAGCCAACATCCCGAAGCTAGAATCGACAGCCGGATGGATCAACTGGAGCCGAGAAATGAAGGACCATCTCACAATGTCGGGATACGGAGACTTGTTCAAACGAAACAAGGACAAACCCACCGGCACCAGCGCCGCGACCGTCGAAAAGATCGACAACTGGCTCTCCAAGCAGGAACGCGCGTGCGGAGCCGTCCTCAATCGACTTGGATACAACGCCAGGGAGCAGgtaaaggacaaggagaccgTCACGGAGATGttcgatgagcttgagaagcgcTTCAAACCAAAAGGAAGTGCGGTCTTCCAAGAGCTCGACCGACGATACAACTGCCTCACCCTAGACCAATGCTCGGGAGTCATGAACTTTGCAGAACGGCTGCGAGAAGCTCAATCTGAACTCTTGCAACTAGACGAGACATGCAAAATCGGCACGCCTCAATTCATCAATAAGTTCCTAACCGGACTTGGCCCCGAATACGAAATGTTCCTCACTGCCTTCTACCAAAACCACAACTTGCTACCCGAGCGAGGCTCCAACGGAGAAATAACCAAACCTGCCGTAACATTCGAAATCGCTCTTGCCGCCGCAGAGCAAGAGGAAATGAACATTCAACAAcgagaaaaggccaagacgcaAACGGCTCTGCTGGCTAGAATGCGTGGCCCTGGAAAAGAACGAGTAGCTCAGACGTGCGGCCACTGCAACAAACCAGGTCATACCAAGGCCGGATGTTTTGGCCTACACCCcgaccttcttgaggagTTCAGAAGAAAACGAGCACTTCGGAGTGGACGACGAGAAGCCAAGcttgagaagagaaaggagaacACCTCGTCACTGGAACTCGACGAGGATCACACTGCCGCCGTCGCCTTCTTAAACGCGGCCCTTCTATCCTTTCAACCCCAGTTTGGCCTGGCTGCATCAGAGCCGTCCGGGCTGCTCGAGCGAATTCACGTATTGGACAGTGGCGCCTCCTCCCACACGTTCTGCCGTCGACAGAACTTTACATCACTCGAGAAATTCACCGGCTCTGCCATCAACGGCATAGCTGGCTCGGCCATTATGCCCGCGGGGCAAGGCACATACACCCTCAGAACCATACGGAACAATGCCAAAGGAACAACGATCTTTCATAAGGCACTTTACGTCCCAGACGCTCACTGCAACCTTGTCTCGGTCTCAgccctcgaggaagatggagcaaCTATTTTATTTCGAAAAGGACGAGCCGTCATTACAAGCCACGGTAAAGTCATCCTCAGCGCCACTAGGAAATTTGGTCTGTACGtgatcgacgaggacgaccaaCAACTGCACACTGCCATGGCCGCATACTCTGTCAGCGACCCCAAACTGCAGATCTGGCATGACCGACTCGGCCATTTGGGAGAACAGAACGTGCATTTACTCATGAAGATGTCCACGGGCATCACTCCTCTATCTGACTCCAACGTCTGTGAAGCGTGCGTAAAAGGGCGCATGAAGGAAAGGCCTCACCGCGGATGCATTCGAAAAGGAACAAGACCACTGGAGAGCCTGCATGGCGATATCGCTGGCCCCTTCCCAGACGAAGGCATCGACGGCCATAGATACTGGGCCTGCTTCATAGACGATTTCACCAAAATGACCTGGGTCTTCCCAATCAGGCAAAAGTCCGAATTTGGCAACTGCCTTCGACAACTTCTGGAACAAGCCGAGACACCAACCCGTCGCTGCCGTTACCTTCGCCTCGATCGAGGGGGAGAAAACCAAGCTGATGCAATCACTCTCTACTGCGAAAACAAGATGATTGAGATGATCTTTTCTGCTACCGAGCAGCACGAACAAAACGGAGTGGCCGAAGTAGCAAACCGTGTCCTactcgagaagctcacaGCGACTCTCATCCATTCAGGACTGGAAAAGAAATTCTGGCCATACGTCCTCAAAGCCATGGCATACGTACGAAACCTCTCACCAGCCTCGGGTCGTCAAATCACACCTTATGAAGCATGGCACAAGGAAGTGCCGGATCTCTCCCATCTCCGAGTTATCGGCAGCCGAGGCTTTGCAAAGATGCCTTCAGCCAAacggaagaagatggacgacAAGACAGTCCCCTGCCGACTCCTCGGCTATCAAGGGAGCACAAACTACGTCTtagtcgacgacgatggaagAATATTCTTTGCGAATAACGTCGTGTTCGATGAGAAATCCCTGCTGAGAAAACGAATTGCATCCGAGCAACCAACTGACGAACCCAACGCAAAACGGATGGATCTCACACCATCTCTTCCAACTATACCCCTAACCGAAAACATCAGAACAGACGAAGAGATACAGTCAGCCCCCAGCCAATCCTATCAACTGAATCAAGACGAGCCAAGCTTCCATGTGGAACTGGGGACTCCAGAAAGAACACAAAGCCCCGACGGTGCAGTCGACGAACACCAAGTCGTTGCGGAAGCAGCCGACGGTCATCCCCAACAACGTTTTCCAGTACGGGAAACCCGAGGACAAATTCCATCAAGATACACAGTCCTAGCTCAACAAGACCCATCAGCCCAACAAAACCAGTGGCGCTTCACCATGATCGCCATTCACCTGGCTATGATCGCCAACAACCTTGAACCGACCGAACCCAAAACCTTTGCCGAAGCAATGAACTCGCCTCATAGCGAACAATGGATGCAAGCCATGATTGACGAAATCGACTCCTTGATGAGAAACGGCACCTTCATACCAGTCAGCCTGCCTCCAGGAAAACATACCCTCCAAGGCAAATGGGTGTATAAGCTCAAACGGGGAAAGGATGGCGAGATTACCAGATTCAAAGCTCGCTTCGTCGTCAGAGGCTTCGAACAAAAAGAGGGAATCGACTACCACGAAACGTTTGCCTCCGTGGTCAAGCCGATGAGCTATAAAATGATCTTCGCCATCGCTGCGGCCCTAGACCTTGAACTGGAACAGATGGATGTCAAAACTGCCTTCCTTTATGGCGGCGTCAAAGAAGAAATCTACGTGACTCAGCCACAGGGTTTCGACGACAAGTCAGGCAGAGTCTTCCGACTGCGGAAAGCTCTCTACGGCCTCAAACAATCTCCCCGAATCTGGTACCAGACTTTATCTGATTTCCTGGAAACCCTCGGCTTCAAACCACTCAACGCCGACGTTGGCGTCTTCATCCGTGGCACAACCTACATCGCCGTCTACGTGGATGATCTCCTAATCGCTGGTCCCGATAAGGAAGAAATCCGCCAAATCAAAGCCGCCTTGAGCGAGAAATTCGAAATGACTGACCTTGGCCCGTGTCAGTACTATCTGGGAATGTCCGTCCGGAGAGACAGAcgcaacaaggccatcttcctctcccaaCGAGCATATGTCGAGAAGGTCCTACGGGAATTTGACATGTGGGAGAGCAAGCCAGTCACAACTCCCCTGAGCACGTCAAAATTCCAACCTGTCCCAGACGAATACAGAGCTCCTAAAACGACGAAACTATGGTACGCAAAAGCAATTGGGTCACTTATGTACGCCATGCTTGGCACTCGCCCAGACATCGCATTTGCCGTCTCCCTCTGCAGCCGATATCTGGGAAACCCAACCAACGAACACGTCCAAGCCGTCAAGCGCATCATGAGGTACTTGCGAGGGACGATCGACTTGGAACTCACCTTCAGCGGACCACTCAGACCGTTAGTTGGGTACAGCGACTCAGACTGGGCTGGCGATCACGACACCAGACGATCAACGGCTGGCTACGTCTTCAACGTCGGCACAGGCGCCATCAGTTGGAACTCCAAACGACAACCAACGGTCGCACTATCATCCTGCGAAGCGGAGTACATGGGACAAACACAATGCACCAAAGAGGCGATCTGGCTACGAGGGTTGCTGCGCGAACTTCTGGCCCAATACAAACATGGAGACCTTCAAACAACTATTCTCTACGGGGACAATCAAGGGGCAATTGCAATGGCCAAAAATCCACAGTTCCACGCCAGGACTAAGCACATTGATCTTCAATGGCATTACGTTCGAGAACGAGTCTCGGATGGAGACGTTGAACTCCAATATGTCCCAACCGAGCAACAAATCGCAGACGGACTTACGAAAGCTCTCCCAAAAGACCGGTTTATCGTGTTTCGCAACGCGCTGGGCCTCTCCAACCCATGA
- a CDS encoding DUF2263 domain-containing protein yields the protein MAPPRSSRVRPSEVAADTKRNFIPLVKNNYGDIFPPYSYLYRQPIAQLTIQRSKPSTRPPSFRIEVGDPVMKALAYAAMDTQASEAVGGPRVRIPFICAANEQRPGGDWEIGRAGYEEKLCRRSNLSATLNTPWPNSPEPNNYPIPSQGGILSDVVVVCRGPHDRYDRLDSWFDLPVVSVPPTRWPKLKNNGHKYSFAEEREMTRDKLRGALRICLYNGYDRVVIGDFGLGSGYRNPPQELAELWRDVFLFDPDLRGQFAYVVFVFENPLQSTTRYILDGITKNESGSKAKPRAGSSSSSSSSKDDGSAPTDRHIFEQVFSPAEVDRVLRQPDPRYGLGMITT from the coding sequence ATGGCTCCACCCAGATCTAGCCGGGTACGGCCTTCCGAAGTCGCAGCCGATACCAAAAGGAATTTCATCCCACTTGTCAAGAACAACTACGGCGACATCTTTCCACCTTACTCCTACCTTTATCGGCAACCTATAGCACAGCTCACCATTCAGCGTTCAAAACCTAGTACCCGGCCGCCCTCCTTCAGAATCGAGGTTGGCGATCCGGTCATGAAGGCCCTTGCCTACGCTGCAATGGATACGCAAGCGAGCGAGGCAGTCGGTGGCCCCCGTGTGCGAATTCCTTTCATCTGTGCCGCCAATGAACAAAGACCTGGGGGAGATTGGGAGATTGGTCGTGCCGGATATGAAGAGAAGCTTTGCCGACGAAGTAACCTCTCAGCCACTCTCAACACACCCTGGCCCAATTCGCCGGAACCAAACAACTACCCCATCCCATCGCAGGGCGGCATCCTGTCCGATGTTGTCGTAGTTTGTCGCGGGCCTCATGACCGCTACGATAGGTTGGACAGCTGGTTTGACCTACCTGTTGTGTCGGTTCCACCAACCCGGTGGCCGAAACTCAAGAACAACGGCCATAAGTATTCCTTTGCGGAGGAGCGCGAGATGACTCGCGACAAGCTCCGTGGTGCGCTCCGTATCTGCCTCTACAATGGATATGATCGTGTGGTCATTGGCGACTTTGGCTTGGGCAGCGGTTATCGCAACCCACCTCAAGAGTTGGCGGAGCTTTGGCGGGATGTCTTTCTATTTGACCCGGATCTTCGCGGTCAGTTTGCCTATGTGGTTTTCGTATTCGAGAACCCCCTTCAAAGCACGACGCGCTATATTCTCGATGGGATCACCAAGAACGAGAGTGGCTCCAAAGCCAAGCCTCGGGCTGGATCGTCGAGTTCATCGAGTTCAAGCAAGGACGATGGCAGCGCTCCCACCGATCGACACATCTTCGAGCAAGTCTTCAGCCCTGCTGAGGTTGACCGAGTGCTTCGGCAACCCGATCCCCGGTATGGACTCGGCATGATCACGACGTGA